In one Novosphingopyxis iocasae genomic region, the following are encoded:
- the topA gene encoding type I DNA topoisomerase encodes MQLVIVESPAKAKTIEKYLGKDYKVLASYGHIRDLPPKDGSVDPDHDFAMTWQAYADKSKRIKEIADNAKKADRLILATDPDREGEAISWHVQELLAQKKALPKDVSRVTFNAITKKAVTDAMAAPRGLDTDLIDAYRARRALDYLVGFTLSPVLWRKLPGAKSAGRVQSVALRLIAEREREIEAFKPQEYWSVTARMQHDGQAFDARLTQFDGEKLDKLALGNEGTAMKAKAAVEAASLIVSKVETKPVTRRPAPPFTTSTLQQEAARKLGFSASHTMRIAQQLYEDGAITYMRTDGVQMDGSAISDARKAIADKFDGGYLPEKPNFYSTKAKNAQEAHEAIRPTDFRKDRAGSGDHAKLYDLVYKRAMASQMAPAQMERTAVDFADGTGQIVLRANGQVVKFPGFLAVYQEGRDDKDDDDGKLLPMMREGDRPAVNAVDAEQHFTQPPPRYSEASLVKRMEELGIGRPSTYASIIQVLKDRGYVRTEGNRFWAEETGRLLTGFLERFFERYVAYDYTAGLEDELDEVSGGRADWQKVLAAFWRDFKPKTEEVMEQKPSDITAELDQFLAPYLFPETEDGSDPRVCPRCGDGKLSLRGGRFGAFVACSNYPECKYTRQFAQGGGKDQADVEPEELGVDPATGETVETKTGRFGPYIQSGEGKEARRASIPKDLPGELDLEMALKLLSLPRVVGPHPETGQDIEAGIGRYGPFLRHDKKYAKLENTAEVFEIGMNAAVTKLAEAAANKGKGRGAREPLKVLGKHPRTEEEIKLMDGRYGPYVTDGSTNATIPKTVDKDALTLEEAAQLIDERAAKAPPKKKKAAPKKKAAAKKPAAKKATAKKAPAKKAPAKKAAAKKAEAEG; translated from the coding sequence ATGCAATTAGTCATCGTGGAATCGCCGGCCAAGGCGAAGACGATCGAGAAATATCTGGGCAAGGACTACAAGGTCCTGGCGAGCTACGGCCATATACGCGATCTGCCGCCCAAGGACGGCTCGGTGGACCCCGATCATGATTTCGCGATGACCTGGCAGGCCTATGCCGACAAGTCGAAGCGCATCAAGGAAATCGCGGACAACGCCAAAAAGGCGGACCGATTGATCCTGGCGACCGACCCTGACCGCGAAGGGGAAGCGATCAGCTGGCATGTGCAGGAATTGCTGGCGCAGAAAAAGGCGCTGCCGAAGGATGTTAGCCGCGTTACCTTCAATGCCATCACCAAAAAGGCGGTGACGGACGCGATGGCCGCGCCGCGCGGGCTCGACACCGATCTGATCGACGCCTACCGGGCGCGCCGGGCGCTGGATTATCTCGTCGGCTTCACGCTTTCACCGGTGCTGTGGCGCAAGCTGCCGGGCGCGAAATCGGCGGGCCGCGTCCAGTCGGTCGCGCTGCGCCTTATTGCTGAGCGCGAGCGGGAGATCGAGGCGTTCAAACCGCAGGAATACTGGTCCGTCACCGCGCGGATGCAGCATGACGGGCAGGCGTTCGATGCGCGTCTGACGCAGTTCGATGGCGAGAAGCTGGACAAGCTGGCGCTCGGCAATGAAGGCACAGCCATGAAGGCCAAAGCCGCGGTGGAAGCGGCCAGCCTGATCGTCTCCAAGGTCGAGACCAAGCCGGTCACGCGCCGCCCAGCGCCGCCCTTCACCACCTCCACGCTGCAGCAGGAGGCCGCACGCAAGCTCGGCTTCTCCGCCAGCCACACCATGCGGATCGCGCAGCAGCTCTACGAAGACGGCGCGATCACCTATATGCGTACCGACGGCGTGCAGATGGACGGCAGCGCCATTTCGGATGCGCGCAAGGCCATCGCGGATAAGTTCGACGGCGGCTATCTTCCCGAAAAGCCGAATTTCTATTCGACGAAGGCGAAGAACGCACAGGAAGCGCACGAAGCCATCCGGCCCACCGATTTCCGCAAGGATCGCGCCGGCTCGGGCGATCACGCCAAGCTCTACGACCTCGTCTACAAGCGCGCGATGGCCAGCCAGATGGCGCCTGCGCAGATGGAGCGCACCGCGGTGGATTTCGCGGACGGCACCGGCCAGATCGTGCTGCGCGCCAACGGCCAGGTGGTAAAATTCCCCGGCTTCCTCGCGGTCTATCAGGAAGGCCGCGACGATAAGGATGATGACGACGGCAAGCTGCTGCCGATGATGCGCGAGGGCGATCGGCCCGCGGTCAACGCCGTCGATGCCGAGCAGCATTTCACCCAGCCGCCGCCGCGTTATTCGGAGGCCAGCCTGGTCAAGCGGATGGAAGAGCTGGGCATCGGGCGTCCGTCTACCTACGCTTCGATCATCCAGGTGCTGAAGGATCGCGGCTATGTCCGCACCGAGGGCAACCGCTTCTGGGCGGAAGAGACCGGGCGTCTGCTGACTGGTTTTCTGGAACGGTTCTTTGAGCGCTATGTCGCCTATGACTATACCGCCGGGTTAGAGGATGAGCTCGACGAAGTGTCCGGCGGCCGGGCGGATTGGCAAAAGGTGCTCGCCGCGTTCTGGCGCGACTTCAAGCCCAAGACCGAAGAAGTGATGGAGCAGAAGCCGAGCGATATCACGGCGGAGCTCGACCAGTTCCTGGCGCCTTATCTGTTCCCGGAAACCGAAGACGGCAGCGATCCGCGCGTCTGCCCGCGTTGCGGCGACGGCAAGCTGTCCCTGCGCGGCGGCCGCTTCGGCGCGTTCGTGGCCTGCTCCAACTATCCGGAGTGCAAATATACGCGACAGTTCGCGCAAGGAGGGGGCAAGGACCAGGCCGATGTCGAACCGGAGGAGCTGGGCGTGGACCCGGCGACCGGCGAGACAGTGGAGACCAAGACCGGGCGCTTCGGCCCCTATATCCAGTCCGGCGAAGGCAAGGAGGCGCGCCGTGCCTCCATACCCAAGGATCTGCCGGGTGAGCTGGATCTGGAAATGGCGCTGAAGCTGCTCTCGCTACCGCGCGTCGTCGGTCCGCATCCGGAAACGGGGCAGGATATTGAGGCGGGGATCGGCCGTTACGGCCCCTTCCTGCGGCACGACAAGAAATATGCGAAGCTGGAGAACACGGCGGAGGTGTTCGAAATCGGCATGAACGCCGCCGTCACGAAGCTCGCCGAAGCCGCGGCCAACAAGGGCAAAGGCCGCGGCGCGCGCGAGCCGCTGAAAGTGCTCGGCAAGCATCCGCGCACCGAGGAAGAGATCAAGCTGATGGACGGGCGCTACGGCCCCTATGTCACCGACGGCAGCACCAACGCGACGATCCCCAAGACGGTCGACAAGGACGCGCTGACGCTGGAGGAGGCCGCCCAGCTGATCGACGAACGCGCCGCCAAGGCCCCGCCGAAAAAGAAGAAGGCCGCGCCGAAGAAGAAGGCGGCCGCGAAAAAGCCTGCTGCGAAGAAAGCGACAGCGAAAAAGGCTCCGGCCAAGAAGGCTCCGGCGAAGAAAGCAGCTGCAAAGAAGGCCGAAGCGGAGGGTTGA
- the dprA gene encoding DNA-processing protein DprA encodes MEDAFDRLRLIRSANVGPVGFVQLLARFGSAGAAIAALPDLARRGGGRAPRLAEPRAVEAELRRVEALGASLLFLGSPDYPALLAQIDNPPPVLSYRGRRDLMEARVVAMVGARNASASACRFARGLAAELGREGFAVVSGLARGIDTAAHAGSIEDGTIGIVAGGIDIHYPPENRDLQEAIAARGLLIAEQPPGTEPRARHFPFRNRIIAGLALGTVVVEAAPRSGSLITARLAGEAGREVMAIPGSPLDPRSRGCNQLIRDGAILVQSAADIAEQLGPIDARAVRAPSQPFAPQPIDAEDGARQRVQDLLSHDFVSVDELVRQSGEPPGAVQTVLLELELAGRLERGAGGRARRG; translated from the coding sequence ATGGAAGATGCATTCGATCGGCTGCGGCTGATCCGTTCGGCCAATGTCGGGCCGGTGGGCTTCGTGCAGTTGCTCGCGCGCTTCGGCAGCGCGGGCGCGGCGATCGCGGCGCTGCCCGATCTTGCGCGGCGTGGCGGGGGCAGGGCGCCGCGCCTCGCTGAACCCCGTGCTGTCGAAGCCGAGCTGCGGCGCGTGGAGGCGCTCGGCGCATCGCTGCTGTTCCTCGGCAGTCCGGACTATCCCGCGCTGCTGGCCCAGATCGACAACCCCCCGCCGGTGCTGAGCTACCGCGGACGACGCGATCTGATGGAGGCGCGCGTTGTGGCCATGGTCGGCGCGCGCAACGCCAGCGCCTCGGCCTGCCGTTTCGCGCGCGGGCTGGCGGCGGAACTGGGCCGCGAGGGCTTCGCCGTCGTCTCCGGCCTCGCCCGCGGCATCGACACCGCGGCCCATGCCGGATCGATCGAGGACGGCACGATCGGTATTGTCGCGGGCGGCATCGACATCCACTATCCGCCCGAAAACCGCGACCTTCAGGAGGCGATTGCCGCCCGGGGCCTGCTGATCGCCGAACAGCCGCCCGGCACCGAACCGCGGGCACGCCATTTCCCCTTCCGTAACCGGATCATCGCAGGGCTGGCGCTCGGCACGGTGGTGGTGGAGGCCGCGCCGCGCTCCGGCTCCCTGATCACTGCGCGGCTGGCGGGCGAGGCGGGTCGGGAGGTGATGGCGATCCCCGGCAGCCCACTCGATCCCCGTTCGCGGGGCTGCAACCAGTTGATCCGCGACGGCGCGATCCTGGTACAGTCAGCCGCCGACATCGCAGAGCAGCTCGGGCCGATCGACGCCCGCGCTGTCCGCGCGCCATCGCAGCCCTTCGCGCCGCAGCCGATCGATGCCGAAGACGGCGCCCGGCAGCGGGTGCAGGACCTCCTCAGCCATGATTTCGTCAGCGTGGACGAACTGGTTCGCCAGTCCGGCGAGCCACCCGGCGCGGTGCAGACGGTGCTGCTGGAACTGGAACTGGCCGGAAGGCTGGAGCGCGGGGCGGGCGGACGGGCGCGGCGGGGATAA
- the plsY gene encoding glycerol-3-phosphate 1-O-acyltransferase PlsY, whose translation MSIYWAVLLGYLLGSIPFGILLTRMFGAGDLRSIGSGNIGATNVLRTGRKGLAAATLLLDLLKGLAAVLIARAIYAEGADYAAQAAAAGAFIGHLYPVWLRFNGGKGIATLGGIMFGLFWEGGLIYAVIWLGSLALLRISSLAGLLAAASAPIAALIFGHAELVPLLIAFLVLTIWKHKENVARLLKGQEPKVGQR comes from the coding sequence ATGAGCATCTATTGGGCGGTACTGTTGGGCTATCTGCTCGGCTCCATTCCCTTCGGCATTTTGCTGACGCGGATGTTCGGGGCGGGCGATTTGCGCTCCATCGGTTCGGGCAATATTGGCGCAACGAATGTGCTACGCACGGGCCGCAAGGGGCTGGCGGCGGCGACGCTGCTGCTCGATCTGCTGAAGGGCCTCGCCGCGGTGCTGATCGCCCGCGCGATCTATGCCGAAGGGGCGGACTATGCCGCGCAGGCCGCGGCGGCGGGCGCGTTCATCGGGCATCTTTACCCTGTTTGGCTGCGCTTCAATGGTGGTAAGGGCATCGCCACCTTGGGCGGCATCATGTTCGGCCTCTTTTGGGAGGGCGGGCTGATCTATGCCGTGATCTGGCTGGGCTCGCTGGCGCTGCTGCGCATCAGCTCGCTCGCCGGGCTGCTGGCCGCGGCTTCCGCGCCGATCGCCGCGCTGATCTTCGGCCATGCCGAGCTGGTTCCGCTGCTGATCGCCTTCCTCGTGCTCACGATCTGGAAGCATAAGGAGAATGTTGCGCGGTTGCTTAAGGGACAGGAACCCAAGGTGGGGCAGCGCTAG